One segment of Methylotenera versatilis 79 DNA contains the following:
- the msuE gene encoding FMN reductase has translation MSNRLKVTAVSGSYKIPSRTTAIIEELTQRLGKQIPIDLHLIELSNIAPDLVASFNPADLPSNVQRDIDAIENADLLIVATPVYRASYTGLFKHLFDLVNYESLFDVPVLLAATGGSERHALIIDHELRPLFSFFQALTLPVGVYGTEADFVNYKVNNPILSARIDLAIERALPLLKHRELANSLTSAKLAIA, from the coding sequence ATGAGTAACAGATTAAAAGTAACGGCTGTATCAGGTAGCTACAAAATCCCATCCAGAACTACAGCGATTATTGAAGAGTTAACACAACGATTGGGCAAACAAATCCCGATTGATTTACATCTGATTGAGTTGAGCAATATCGCGCCCGATTTAGTTGCCTCGTTTAATCCAGCGGATTTGCCAAGTAATGTTCAAAGAGACATTGACGCGATTGAAAACGCCGATTTATTGATTGTCGCGACACCAGTTTATCGCGCTTCATACACCGGTTTATTCAAACATTTATTCGATTTGGTTAATTACGAATCATTGTTTGATGTGCCAGTTTTGCTGGCAGCAACTGGCGGCAGTGAGCGTCATGCGTTGATTATCGATCACGAATTACGTCCACTTTTTAGCTTCTTTCAAGCGTTAACTTTACCTGTAGGCGTGTACGGAACAGAAGCAGACTTTGTGAATTACAAAGTGAATAACCCGATTTTGAGTGCGCGCATTGATTTAGCAATTGAACGTGCGCTGCCATTGCTTAAGCATCGCGAACTGGCCAATAGCCTTACGTCTGCCAAGTTGGCGATTGCCTAA
- the sfnG gene encoding dimethylsulfone monooxygenase SfnG has protein sequence MSTPNNQQEAVKFAYWVPNVSGGLVVSNIEQRTSWDFEYNKKLAQIAEKSGFEYALSQIRFTAGYGAEFQHESVSFSHALLAATTKLKVIAAILPGPWNPVLAAKQLATIDILTKGRVAINVVSGWFKGEFYAIGEPWLDHDERYRRSREFIEVLKGIWTTDNFTYTGDFYRLHNYSLKPKPIQQPHPEVFQGGSSRAARDNAAAVSDWYFTNGNTVEGIKAQVDDIRAKAAVNNHQVKIGVNAFIIARETEEEAKAVLAEIIAKANPDAVHGFASEAKNAGAASPEGEGNWAKSTYEDLVQYNDGFKTNLIGTPQQIAERIIELKAVGVDLILSAFLHFQEEVAYFGEKVLPLVRELEAKKLAIAA, from the coding sequence ATGAGTACACCAAATAATCAGCAAGAAGCAGTTAAATTCGCTTACTGGGTGCCGAATGTGAGTGGCGGCTTAGTGGTGAGTAATATCGAGCAGCGCACTAGCTGGGATTTCGAATACAACAAAAAATTAGCGCAAATCGCCGAAAAAAGTGGCTTTGAATATGCGTTAAGTCAGATTCGTTTTACGGCGGGTTATGGCGCGGAATTCCAACATGAATCTGTCTCTTTTTCGCATGCTTTATTAGCGGCAACTACTAAATTAAAAGTCATCGCAGCCATTTTGCCTGGCCCTTGGAACCCTGTTTTAGCGGCTAAACAATTAGCAACCATTGATATTCTCACCAAAGGTCGCGTGGCGATCAATGTGGTTTCCGGTTGGTTCAAAGGCGAGTTTTACGCAATCGGCGAACCTTGGTTGGATCATGATGAGCGCTATCGCCGTTCACGCGAATTTATTGAAGTATTAAAAGGTATTTGGACGACAGATAACTTTACTTATACAGGCGATTTTTATCGTTTGCATAATTACTCATTAAAACCAAAACCAATCCAACAACCTCATCCAGAAGTTTTCCAAGGCGGTAGCTCACGCGCAGCACGTGATAACGCAGCAGCCGTTTCAGATTGGTATTTCACCAATGGCAACACGGTTGAAGGTATCAAAGCGCAAGTGGATGATATTCGCGCAAAAGCGGCTGTTAATAACCACCAAGTAAAAATCGGCGTGAATGCGTTTATTATCGCGCGCGAAACGGAAGAAGAAGCGAAAGCGGTATTGGCTGAAATCATTGCCAAAGCGAATCCTGATGCGGTTCACGGCTTTGCCAGCGAGGCGAAAAATGCAGGTGCAGCCAGCCCTGAAGGCGAAGGCAATTGGGCTAAATCGACTTATGAAGACTTGGTTCAGTACAACGATGGCTTTAAAACCAACTTAATCGGCACGCCACAGCAAATCGCAGAACGCATTATTGAATTAAAAGCGGTCGGTGTGGATTTGATCCTTTCAGCTTTCTTGCATTTTCAGGAAGAAGTGGCTTATTTCGGTGAAAAAGTATTGCCATTAGTGCGTGAGCTTGAAGCTAAAAAGTTGGCTATTGCAGCCTAA